Proteins from one Streptomyces sp. NBC_00390 genomic window:
- a CDS encoding AAA family ATPase, protein MRNHGKILQHDVLLGRDNELAALVARVSAARRGDTGCAILTAPSGFGKSVLLDSLLRTPGCWGMTVLRGHCGEAAGGAGAYSGLRALFAATGTPATHREETDGGAGHPAEFLPGPGGTQRFSLPTAYPVFRRLHRHALRLMAHRPLILALDDAHDCDEHSLRWLDFILRRAAGHPLLVLLARRSEARLRAPEAWAGLLAQPAMSLLHLGALGTDTVGSLAEQVFGTPVHPRLARDVAAVTGGNPRTAVRLLRELRRRGAGPDEAGARQAVELGARMGARSVRRVLARERADLRSAAAAVALLGTEPLKYIAVLADVDRGSAEEAVTVLRHAGALSPDGAEVVHDAVRDALLESLSVSQRAELHARAALLLSDAGSPADQVARHLVELPQVHEPWMAAVLRDAAAWAEQRGAFSDAAGFLRRALEAEPDDAEARLRLALAVTPTDPLAAAALFRTALADAADTAARASIAVQYAMACLTVPLPASHRAELLEALEAARDTLTNDSQTDVQLRDQVAAVLLLMGRRRTDTAGRQPRGPLTAPHQVRTGLSDPLQTAALGALHDALSGHSRERAVRDVRRVLVAAPKQPLWLQLAAATTLALADETADAHAALDTVLRRTADEPASWTRVLALTTRSTLLRRDGAFFDATAAARVAIDTVGESGSDAWMRQARAVLASALVDQGEPQRAERLLDGISRAEPSSSAIENQLYLYARARARWAAGHPAQALRLLRECGWAQEAAGVVNPVVTPWWAEACLILAAMRHPADGRELADQGAERARRWGTPRALGLAALARGVLTRGRAGVDLLAESVHHLSRSPAVAECARAEYALGRALLLHGDETAARNRLRRAAGLAGGCGALALAESARNLLVSAGGRMAGATGTSTGGLLTTTELKVAGLAVSGASNRQIAQRLFVTVRTVESHLTNVYRKLGVRRREGLGLALRAVQGRSMQLPGASVLEGT, encoded by the coding sequence GTGCGTAACCATGGGAAAATACTGCAGCACGACGTATTGCTCGGCCGCGACAACGAACTGGCAGCACTCGTCGCGCGGGTGAGCGCCGCGCGCCGCGGCGATACCGGATGCGCGATCCTCACCGCGCCCTCCGGCTTCGGGAAGAGCGTTCTGCTCGACTCGCTGCTGCGTACCCCCGGATGCTGGGGCATGACGGTGCTGCGCGGCCACTGCGGGGAGGCGGCCGGAGGGGCCGGGGCATACTCCGGATTACGGGCCCTGTTCGCGGCGACGGGCACCCCGGCAACACACCGCGAGGAGACAGACGGGGGTGCCGGCCATCCGGCTGAGTTCCTGCCCGGACCCGGGGGTACACAACGGTTCAGCCTCCCCACCGCTTACCCGGTGTTCCGCCGACTCCACAGGCACGCCTTACGTCTGATGGCGCATCGACCACTCATCCTCGCGCTCGACGATGCCCACGACTGCGACGAACACTCCTTGCGCTGGCTGGATTTCATCCTGCGGCGGGCGGCCGGGCACCCCCTGCTGGTCCTCCTCGCACGGCGTTCCGAGGCCCGTCTGCGAGCCCCCGAGGCCTGGGCCGGCCTCCTTGCGCAACCCGCGATGTCCCTCCTGCACCTCGGCGCTCTCGGTACCGACACCGTCGGCAGCCTGGCCGAGCAGGTCTTCGGGACACCGGTGCACCCCCGACTGGCCCGGGACGTGGCCGCGGTGACCGGCGGCAACCCGCGGACCGCTGTACGACTGCTGCGCGAACTGCGACGCCGGGGGGCCGGCCCGGACGAGGCGGGCGCGCGCCAGGCGGTGGAATTGGGCGCTCGCATGGGAGCCAGGTCGGTGCGGCGCGTGCTCGCCCGTGAGCGCGCCGACCTGCGGAGCGCCGCGGCTGCCGTCGCGCTGCTCGGCACCGAACCCCTCAAGTACATCGCGGTCCTGGCGGACGTGGATCGCGGGTCGGCCGAGGAGGCGGTGACAGTACTGCGCCACGCCGGAGCCCTGTCCCCTGATGGCGCGGAAGTGGTGCACGACGCCGTACGGGACGCGCTTCTAGAGTCGCTCAGTGTCAGCCAGAGGGCAGAACTGCACGCGCGCGCCGCCCTGTTGCTCAGCGACGCTGGCAGCCCGGCCGACCAGGTGGCCCGGCATCTGGTTGAGCTGCCCCAAGTCCACGAACCGTGGATGGCGGCAGTACTGCGGGATGCCGCCGCCTGGGCCGAGCAGCGCGGCGCCTTCAGCGACGCGGCCGGTTTCCTGCGCCGTGCCCTGGAGGCGGAGCCGGACGACGCCGAAGCCCGACTGCGGCTCGCCCTCGCCGTGACCCCCACCGACCCCTTGGCCGCGGCTGCGCTGTTCCGAACCGCACTCGCCGACGCCGCAGACACCGCCGCACGAGCCAGCATCGCGGTCCAATACGCCATGGCCTGCCTGACCGTGCCCCTCCCGGCCTCTCACCGGGCGGAACTGCTGGAGGCCCTGGAAGCCGCCCGGGACACCCTCACGAACGACTCGCAGACCGACGTACAGCTGCGCGACCAGGTGGCGGCCGTCCTGCTGCTCATGGGGCGGCGTCGAACTGACACGGCGGGCCGGCAACCCCGCGGTCCCCTAACGGCGCCGCACCAGGTGCGAACCGGCCTCAGCGACCCGCTCCAGACAGCGGCGCTCGGCGCATTGCACGACGCACTGTCCGGCCACTCCCGGGAGAGGGCGGTGCGGGACGTCCGCCGGGTGCTCGTCGCCGCCCCCAAACAACCGCTTTGGCTGCAGTTAGCCGCCGCCACCACCCTCGCCCTCGCCGACGAGACCGCGGACGCGCACGCCGCACTCGACACCGTGCTACGCCGCACCGCCGATGAACCGGCCTCCTGGACTCGCGTACTTGCCCTGACCACACGGTCCACCTTGCTGCGCCGCGACGGCGCCTTCTTCGATGCCACCGCCGCGGCCCGCGTCGCGATCGACACGGTGGGCGAATCGGGCAGTGACGCGTGGATGCGGCAGGCGCGTGCGGTGCTGGCGTCTGCTCTCGTCGACCAGGGCGAGCCCCAGCGGGCGGAGCGCCTTCTGGACGGGATCAGCCGCGCCGAACCGAGCAGCTCCGCCATCGAAAACCAGCTGTACCTGTACGCCCGGGCTCGGGCCCGCTGGGCCGCCGGTCACCCCGCGCAGGCCCTTCGGCTGCTGCGCGAGTGCGGCTGGGCACAGGAGGCTGCCGGTGTGGTGAACCCGGTGGTCACCCCGTGGTGGGCGGAGGCCTGCCTCATCCTCGCGGCCATGCGCCACCCCGCCGACGGCAGGGAACTCGCCGACCAGGGAGCTGAACGCGCCCGCCGCTGGGGAACGCCACGCGCCCTCGGCCTTGCCGCGCTTGCACGGGGCGTGCTCACTCGGGGCCGGGCAGGGGTCGATCTGCTCGCCGAGTCGGTGCATCACCTGTCCCGCTCACCCGCTGTTGCCGAATGCGCCCGGGCTGAATACGCCCTTGGCCGAGCCCTCCTCCTGCACGGCGACGAGACCGCCGCCCGGAACCGGCTGCGCAGAGCGGCGGGCCTCGCCGGTGGCTGCGGCGCGCTCGCGCTGGCGGAGTCGGCCCGCAACCTGCTGGTCTCCGCCGGAGGACGGATGGCGGGCGCCACCGGTACGTCGACTGGGGGTCTGCTTACCACGACCGAGCTCAAGGTGGCCGGACTGGCGGTGTCCGGAGCGAGCAACCGCCAGATCGCACAACGACTGTTCGTCACCGTGCGGACCGTCGAGTCCCATCTGACCAATGTCTACCGCAAGCTCGGGGTGCGTCGACGGGAGGGACTCGGCCTCGCTCTGCGCGCCGTCCAGGGCCGCTCGATGCAGCTCCCGGGCGCATCAGTGCTGGAGGGAACGTGA
- a CDS encoding chorismate-binding protein, with amino-acid sequence MRTLLVDNYDSFTYNLFHRIAEVNGREPEVVRNDDPAWRPGLLKGFDNVLLSPGQGTPFETARSGICAEVTAHGRLPVLGVGLGHQAIALAHGGSVGRAPWPCHGRTSPVRHTGSGLFHGLPNPLEVVRYHSLAVTGLSPALEPAAWATDDGVVMALRHCALPLWGVQFHPESAGAETGPHLLANFRDLTERHGRVRTVLPMHAPMPPRAPGRSPRGGRPPQRRRQLRVLLRRLHGHRNAEAVFDRLFRSGDHAFWLDSSRTGVGAGRFSVLGNADGPLARIATANVAKGTVSVQAAGSVEVVRSGFLDFIEADLRSLAVDCPDVPCDFALGWVGFLAYELKAECGGARAHRSRHADAVMVFADRAVVLDHDTDTLHLLALAEEGQEAPARAWLSTAHATLTHLRLPHASAASHPSAATPVRLRLRHERERYLRLVDACQEELAAGRSYGAYLANMIEARTGLDPWHAYRSLRRIHPASFGAFLSFGPLSVLSASPERFLHVNQDARVESTIVGGSRQRGATPQEDALLVADLATSERDRAEHLTLVDVVRHDLGSLALTSNVSVDPFLDVETGATAHRMVSTVRAKLRADAGAAAAVRSAFPGASVTGAPKLGTTRITDRLESGPRGIHTGAVGYFSLTGAADFALATHTALLTGHGLRYGVGAIITAASDPDHVLEQTALQAEPLLTLLGARLPGRGKAVRASRGRHF; translated from the coding sequence ATGCGCACTCTGCTGGTCGACAACTACGACTCGTTCACCTACAACCTGTTCCATCGCATCGCCGAAGTGAACGGACGCGAGCCCGAGGTCGTCCGCAACGACGACCCCGCCTGGCGTCCCGGCCTGCTCAAGGGCTTCGACAACGTGCTGCTGTCCCCGGGGCAGGGCACCCCGTTCGAGACCGCCCGCTCCGGTATCTGCGCCGAAGTAACCGCACACGGACGGCTGCCGGTGCTCGGGGTGGGTCTCGGCCACCAGGCCATCGCCCTGGCGCACGGCGGTTCGGTGGGCCGGGCCCCCTGGCCGTGCCATGGACGCACCTCACCCGTGCGGCACACCGGCAGCGGTCTTTTCCACGGCCTGCCCAACCCGCTGGAAGTGGTCCGCTACCACTCCCTCGCGGTCACCGGCCTCTCGCCCGCCCTGGAGCCGGCCGCCTGGGCGACGGACGACGGCGTGGTCATGGCCCTGCGGCACTGCGCCCTCCCCCTGTGGGGCGTGCAGTTCCACCCCGAGTCCGCCGGCGCCGAGACGGGCCCTCATCTGCTGGCCAACTTCCGTGACCTCACCGAGCGGCACGGCCGTGTACGAACCGTTCTGCCGATGCACGCTCCCATGCCCCCCAGAGCGCCGGGCCGGTCCCCGCGCGGCGGCCGGCCGCCCCAGCGGCGACGCCAACTGCGGGTGCTGCTAAGGCGACTGCACGGCCACAGGAACGCCGAGGCCGTCTTCGACCGGCTGTTCCGCTCCGGTGACCATGCGTTCTGGCTGGACAGCAGCCGGACCGGCGTCGGTGCAGGGCGTTTCTCCGTACTGGGCAACGCCGACGGGCCGCTCGCCCGAATCGCCACCGCGAACGTCGCCAAGGGCACCGTGTCCGTTCAGGCGGCGGGGTCGGTGGAGGTCGTACGCAGCGGCTTCCTGGACTTCATCGAAGCGGACCTGCGCTCCCTCGCGGTCGACTGCCCGGACGTGCCGTGCGACTTCGCGCTCGGCTGGGTCGGCTTCCTCGCCTACGAGTTGAAGGCCGAGTGCGGGGGCGCGCGAGCCCACCGGTCACGGCATGCCGACGCCGTCATGGTCTTCGCCGACCGAGCAGTCGTCCTGGACCACGACACGGACACCCTCCATCTGCTCGCCCTCGCCGAGGAAGGGCAGGAAGCCCCGGCGCGGGCCTGGCTCAGCACCGCCCACGCAACCCTCACCCACCTGCGGCTGCCGCATGCCTCGGCCGCCTCTCACCCGTCGGCCGCCACGCCGGTACGACTTCGACTGCGTCACGAGCGCGAGCGGTACCTCAGGCTCGTCGACGCCTGCCAGGAGGAGCTGGCGGCCGGTCGCAGCTACGGCGCGTACCTGGCCAACATGATCGAGGCCAGAACGGGCCTCGACCCCTGGCACGCCTACCGATCCCTGCGGCGGATCCATCCGGCTTCGTTCGGAGCCTTTCTCAGCTTCGGTCCCTTGTCAGTGCTCAGCGCCTCCCCCGAGCGTTTCCTTCACGTCAACCAGGACGCACGGGTGGAGTCGACCATCGTGGGTGGCTCCCGGCAGCGCGGAGCCACCCCGCAGGAGGACGCGCTGCTGGTCGCGGACCTGGCGACCAGTGAGCGGGACCGGGCCGAGCATCTGACACTCGTTGACGTTGTCCGGCACGATCTGGGCTCCCTCGCCCTCACCAGCAACGTCTCGGTCGATCCGTTCTTGGATGTGGAGACGGGTGCCACGGCCCACCGCATGGTGAGCACCGTACGGGCAAAACTGCGCGCGGACGCCGGAGCCGCGGCCGCGGTGCGCTCGGCTTTCCCGGGTGCCTCGGTCACGGGCGCCCCCAAACTCGGCACGACTCGGATAACCGACCGGCTGGAGAGCGGCCCCCGCGGCATCCACACGGGCGCGGTCGGGTACTTCTCCCTGACCGGTGCGGCCGACTTCGCCCTCGCCACACACACCGCGTTGCTCACCGGCCACGGACTGCGCTATGGCGTCGGCGCCATCATCACCGCGGCGTCCGACCCTGACCACGTGCTCGAGCAGACCGCCCTCCAGGCAGAACCGCTGCTGACCCTGCTGGGTGCCCGCCTGCCCGGGCGCGGCAAGGCTGTGCGTGCCTCCCGGGGGCGGCACTTCTAG
- a CDS encoding AAA family ATPase, whose product MTYSANSSRFHHAQSATAATHLPPCTGERERTRLAALVDALDTAGPVLVTLSGGSGSGQSALVRWAVDRARTAGRRVLHARAVLSEKEQSYAVVTQLLDQLDGMATSHRAARPEPLPGLTRVLRAVREHPTVLAVEDTHWLDRESLHWLQALLRRSAGLPLVVACGGSEAVADEPGWLSALGSAPGPASCHHLPLAPLSPHEVAAAVTRICGPGNDERFAAEAGRISGGQPAVLHDLLLRFGALGHHTGAARVSLLHTIGTEVRGDHLVHAMHTLGSEGGAVVRALAVCGDLLDFPFVCALARATRLNQHRLRAALTQTVGIQGLPGGRLRVEPSLRTRVLEGMTAADRTDLHTQAAELAHRAGAEDRAVADLLLGARPIAAPWAVRTLRRDADRAVRDDTHGRAVVLLTRASQEVRDPAERARLDLELAAVHLVTEPEAGDLRIERLIRTPGNPVVVRVAAADLGITAGGTRAVRRALTDVLTEATGAEREDMLALFWAADPTAQEHDVVSVPSVPPLPKRPASPAQAAVRAWQLALYGEALDEVRSLARTALAYDHRSDGPLVQPTLAACKALCLADALDEAEAGLNRLLGTLGGSRLRLAAPRLLALRGEVHLRRGRLAQAERDLREAEQAVGLLVRSAAVLPHLHGIGTIVDVESGRDERARDRVTMPMPSAAEHSEYWPHLLFARGVVALRSGSPAEARDQLLECGRRLLSRHHLNPALVPWRSLTALACHAAGDADAALSLSEQELTLARRWRIGSSVAWAELTAVLVTARKDRLATLRSAMEAVRSGPTGPEYARVLAEFTATELTAPGGDRQLAAVSLVELSALTAAHPAAPMAARARALAGMAAETVPVPGWDVLSPGERQAALLAGIGRSNRDIAAVLQVSSRAVELRLARVYRKLCINGRQELRALVRATEGH is encoded by the coding sequence ATGACTTATTCGGCCAACTCCTCCCGGTTCCACCACGCCCAGTCGGCGACGGCCGCCACACATCTGCCGCCCTGCACCGGTGAACGGGAACGGACGCGCCTGGCGGCGCTGGTCGACGCCCTGGACACCGCGGGCCCGGTACTGGTCACGCTGTCGGGCGGAAGTGGATCCGGCCAGAGCGCCCTCGTCCGCTGGGCCGTGGACCGGGCACGCACGGCCGGTCGCCGGGTGCTGCACGCCCGCGCCGTCCTGTCGGAGAAGGAGCAGTCGTATGCCGTGGTGACACAGTTGCTGGACCAACTCGACGGCATGGCCACGAGCCATCGGGCAGCGCGACCCGAGCCTCTTCCGGGCCTGACGAGGGTGCTGCGCGCCGTGCGTGAGCACCCGACCGTCCTGGCCGTCGAGGACACGCACTGGCTCGACCGGGAGTCGCTGCACTGGCTCCAGGCGCTGCTGCGCCGGTCCGCCGGTCTGCCGCTCGTCGTCGCGTGCGGTGGCAGCGAAGCGGTGGCCGATGAACCGGGATGGCTGAGCGCGCTCGGCTCTGCTCCGGGCCCAGCCTCCTGCCACCACCTGCCCCTGGCGCCGCTGTCACCGCATGAGGTCGCAGCCGCGGTCACGCGGATCTGTGGGCCGGGGAACGATGAGCGGTTCGCGGCGGAGGCGGGCCGGATCAGCGGCGGCCAACCCGCGGTGCTCCACGACCTGTTGCTGCGGTTCGGCGCCCTAGGGCACCACACGGGCGCAGCCCGTGTGTCGCTCCTCCACACGATCGGCACCGAGGTACGCGGCGACCACCTCGTCCACGCGATGCACACGCTCGGCTCGGAAGGGGGCGCGGTGGTACGGGCCCTGGCTGTCTGCGGAGACCTGCTCGACTTCCCTTTCGTGTGCGCTCTCGCACGCGCGACCCGTCTCAACCAGCACCGGCTGCGCGCCGCCTTGACGCAGACGGTCGGTATCCAGGGCCTGCCGGGCGGCCGTCTGCGGGTCGAACCGTCCCTGCGCACGCGGGTCCTGGAGGGGATGACCGCAGCTGACCGGACCGACTTGCACACGCAGGCCGCCGAACTTGCCCATCGCGCCGGAGCCGAGGACAGGGCGGTGGCCGATCTGCTGCTCGGCGCCCGCCCGATCGCAGCGCCTTGGGCGGTGCGGACGCTGCGACGGGACGCGGACCGGGCGGTCCGGGACGACACACACGGGCGCGCCGTCGTACTGCTCACCCGAGCCTCGCAGGAGGTACGGGACCCCGCCGAGCGCGCGCGGCTTGACCTGGAACTGGCCGCCGTGCACTTGGTCACCGAGCCTGAGGCGGGTGATCTGCGGATCGAGCGGCTGATCCGCACGCCCGGCAACCCCGTCGTGGTGCGTGTAGCCGCCGCCGACCTCGGCATCACCGCAGGCGGCACCCGGGCTGTGCGCCGCGCTCTCACGGACGTGCTGACGGAGGCGACCGGCGCCGAACGGGAGGATATGCTCGCGCTGTTCTGGGCCGCCGACCCCACCGCTCAGGAGCACGACGTGGTGTCCGTTCCCTCGGTCCCACCGCTTCCTAAGCGGCCGGCCTCACCCGCTCAGGCCGCCGTGCGTGCCTGGCAACTGGCCCTGTACGGCGAGGCGCTCGACGAAGTCCGGAGCCTGGCGCGGACGGCCCTGGCCTACGATCACCGGTCCGACGGCCCGCTCGTCCAGCCTACGCTGGCCGCCTGCAAGGCCCTGTGCCTCGCCGACGCGCTGGACGAGGCGGAAGCCGGCTTGAACCGGTTGCTTGGCACACTCGGCGGCAGCCGGCTCCGGCTGGCTGCCCCGCGCCTTCTCGCGTTGCGCGGCGAGGTCCATCTGCGCCGTGGTCGGCTTGCCCAGGCCGAGCGGGACCTGCGGGAGGCCGAGCAGGCGGTGGGCCTGCTCGTGCGGTCGGCTGCCGTCCTGCCGCACTTGCACGGCATCGGCACCATCGTCGACGTGGAGAGCGGCCGTGATGAGCGAGCCCGTGACCGCGTCACCATGCCCATGCCGTCCGCTGCCGAACACAGCGAGTACTGGCCCCATCTGCTGTTCGCCCGGGGCGTGGTCGCATTGCGCTCCGGCAGCCCCGCGGAGGCGCGGGACCAGCTGCTGGAATGCGGCCGCCGGCTGTTGAGCCGTCACCATCTCAATCCCGCTCTGGTGCCTTGGCGTTCGCTGACCGCGCTGGCCTGCCACGCCGCGGGTGATGCAGACGCGGCCCTGAGCCTCAGCGAGCAGGAGCTGACGCTCGCCCGGCGCTGGCGCATCGGCAGCAGCGTCGCCTGGGCCGAGCTGACTGCAGTCCTGGTGACCGCGCGGAAAGACCGTCTGGCCACCCTCCGCTCGGCCATGGAAGCAGTCCGGTCCGGACCGACCGGTCCGGAATACGCCCGCGTGCTCGCCGAGTTCACCGCCACGGAGTTGACCGCCCCCGGGGGTGACCGGCAGCTGGCGGCGGTGTCCCTGGTCGAACTGAGCGCGCTGACCGCCGCCCATCCGGCAGCCCCGATGGCGGCCCGGGCTCGTGCCCTGGCCGGAATGGCCGCCGAAACGGTACCGGTTCCGGGCTGGGACGTGCTCTCCCCGGGTGAGCGGCAGGCCGCACTGCTCGCCGGCATCGGCCGCAGCAACCGTGACATAGCCGCTGTGCTGCAGGTCTCCAGCCGTGCCGTGGAACTCCGGCTAGCCCGGGTGTACCGCAAGTTGTGCATCAACGGGCGTCAGGAACTGCGGGCACTG
- a CDS encoding thioesterase II family protein — protein sequence MNSVDDDLAMWVRRYHPAPGNAPRLVCFPYAGGSASFYLPMSTAFSSSADVIALQYPGRQDRRLEPCVTDIGELADRITDKLLQLDEKPTLFFGHSMGAVLAFETAWRLEQKGSGAAPRALVASGRRAPSTHRAESVHRRDDDGIIAELKILDGTDQEVLGNEEILRMALSAIRGDYEAIERYHCGEQRRVSCPITALTGDADPRTTIDEATAWERHTDGSFRLEVLPGGHFFLTGQQAAVVSLISRELGRL from the coding sequence TTGAACAGCGTGGACGACGACCTGGCCATGTGGGTCAGGCGATATCACCCGGCGCCCGGCAATGCCCCCCGGCTGGTCTGCTTCCCGTACGCCGGCGGGTCGGCCAGCTTCTACCTGCCCATGTCGACCGCCTTCTCCTCCAGCGCCGACGTCATCGCCCTGCAGTATCCCGGCCGACAAGACCGCAGGCTGGAGCCCTGTGTCACCGACATCGGGGAACTGGCTGACCGGATCACCGACAAGCTCCTCCAACTGGACGAGAAACCGACCCTGTTCTTCGGTCACAGCATGGGGGCCGTCCTCGCCTTCGAGACGGCGTGGCGACTGGAGCAGAAGGGCTCAGGAGCCGCGCCCCGAGCCCTGGTCGCGTCGGGGCGCCGGGCGCCCTCCACTCATCGCGCGGAGAGTGTCCACCGGCGCGACGACGACGGCATCATCGCCGAGTTGAAGATCCTTGACGGTACCGACCAGGAGGTGCTGGGCAACGAGGAGATCCTACGCATGGCGCTGTCGGCCATCCGTGGCGACTACGAGGCGATCGAGAGGTACCACTGCGGCGAACAGCGCCGCGTGAGCTGCCCAATCACCGCTCTGACCGGCGACGCCGACCCGCGCACCACCATCGACGAGGCAACGGCCTGGGAGCGGCACACCGACGGCTCCTTCCGACTGGAGGTGCTGCCCGGCGGGCACTTCTTCCTGACGGGGCAGCAGGCCGCGGTCGTGTCCCTCATATCCCGCGAACTCGGGCGGCTGTGA